A single genomic interval of Pyrobaculum arsenaticum DSM 13514 harbors:
- a CDS encoding 30S ribosomal protein S24e, whose translation MSAESFNISAIRENKLLARREVLVEVSHHKAPTPTRKDLREWVAKQLGVDVSSVFIRKIKTEYGIGKSVAEVHVYSDSKMARIIEPLYILARNLGEEGKKLLEEVKKKRSERREKKRKRKK comes from the coding sequence GTGTCGGCTGAGTCGTTTAATATTTCGGCGATCAGGGAAAACAAATTGTTGGCCAGACGTGAGGTTTTGGTAGAGGTTTCACACCATAAGGCGCCTACCCCTACCCGAAAAGATTTGAGAGAATGGGTGGCAAAACAACTCGGGGTAGATGTTTCAAGTGTTTTTATTAGGAAGATCAAGACCGAGTACGGCATTGGGAAGTCCGTGGCGGAAGTTCACGTCTACAGCGATAGCAAAATGGCAAGGATTATAGAGCCGCTCTACATACTTGCGAGAAATCTCGGCGAGGAGGGTAAGAAGCTGCTTGAGGAGGTGAAGAAGAAGAGGAGTGAACGTAGAGAGAAGAAGAGGAAGAGGAAGAAGTAG
- the kae1 gene encoding KEOPS complex N(6)-L-threonylcarbamoyladenine synthase Kae1: protein MLVLGVESTAHTISLGLVKDGDVLGQVGKTYVPPSGLGIHPREAADHHSQMAPQLLSHLLYRHGVRLSDVDVVAYAAGPGLGPALRVGAVLARAIAIKLGVPIVPVHHGIAHIEIARYATKSCDPLVVLISGGHTVIAGYSDRRYRIFGETLDVAIGNAIDMFAREAGLGFPGVPAVERCGESADRLVEFPMPIVGQDMSYAGLTTYALKLLKEGVPLSVICKSLVEAAYYMLAEVTERALAFTRKSELVVAGGVARSRRLREILSQVGAYHGAEVKVVPDEYAGDNGAMIALTGYYAYKRGVYTTPEESFVRQRWRLDAVDVPWFWDLCNR from the coding sequence GTGCTCGTTCTCGGGGTTGAGTCCACGGCGCATACCATCAGCTTGGGATTAGTGAAAGATGGAGATGTCTTAGGACAAGTTGGGAAGACGTACGTGCCTCCGTCTGGGTTGGGGATTCACCCCCGGGAGGCGGCGGACCACCATTCCCAGATGGCGCCGCAACTTCTCAGCCACTTGCTTTATAGGCACGGCGTAAGGCTCTCCGATGTCGACGTCGTTGCCTATGCGGCTGGGCCTGGGCTGGGCCCAGCGTTGAGGGTTGGCGCGGTGTTGGCAAGGGCTATTGCCATAAAGCTCGGCGTGCCTATTGTGCCGGTACACCACGGAATTGCCCACATTGAAATTGCAAGATATGCGACTAAGTCGTGCGATCCTCTCGTAGTGCTGATATCTGGGGGGCATACCGTAATTGCCGGCTACTCCGACAGGCGGTACAGAATTTTTGGCGAGACTCTTGATGTGGCTATTGGCAACGCCATTGACATGTTTGCCAGAGAGGCGGGACTGGGCTTCCCCGGAGTGCCCGCCGTGGAGAGGTGCGGAGAATCTGCAGATAGGCTTGTGGAGTTCCCAATGCCCATTGTGGGACAGGATATGTCATATGCCGGGCTGACTACCTACGCGTTGAAGTTACTCAAAGAAGGAGTTCCTCTTTCTGTGATCTGCAAATCGCTAGTGGAGGCAGCCTACTACATGTTGGCAGAGGTCACCGAGCGGGCGCTTGCGTTTACCAGGAAGAGCGAGTTGGTGGTGGCAGGAGGCGTGGCGAGGAGTAGGAGGCTAAGGGAAATTCTCAGCCAAGTAGGGGCCTATCACGGGGCCGAGGTAAAGGTAGTACCTGACGAATATGCCGGCGATAACGGGGCTATGATAGCCCTAACTGGTTATTACGCATACAAGCGCGGCGTCTACACAACGCCGGAGGAGAGCTTCGTGAGGCAGAGGTGGCGCCTCGACGCAGTGGATGTACCGTGGTTCTGGGATCTGTGCAATAGATAA
- a CDS encoding 30S ribosomal protein S27ae, protein MSKKAPAEKEKKLPRAATWYELDLQKGVFRFKNKFCPKCGSVMAYHKEPVPRWHCGKCGYTQFLR, encoded by the coding sequence ATGTCTAAGAAGGCGCCGGCCGAAAAGGAAAAGAAGTTACCCCGCGCCGCAACTTGGTACGAGCTTGACCTTCAGAAAGGCGTGTTTCGCTTTAAGAATAAGTTTTGTCCCAAGTGCGGATCTGTGATGGCGTATCACAAAGAGCCTGTGCCTAGGTGGCACTGCGGCAAGTGCGGGTATACCCAGTTTCTTAGATAG
- a CDS encoding B12-binding domain-containing radical SAM protein, whose product MRKVAYRKNAVKIALLYPSTYSVAMSSSIYHVLYFKLQDAGFYVERFTADRGPRGVEDGTPLTHFDHILATVHYELDYINLVKMLIDAGIPPEAGRRKKPKLIIGGPPVTANPEPLAEFADAMALGELEALWEPLLAYLSTREEAEGLYYPARGSHPVSIAYAPDVREVDYRRLPEPESAFSISIEAARGCPFSCLFCMESYITKPYRPRDWITVVNEAERLYKKSGVRPSLVALTANSHPHFKEILRAAVERGLPLSLPSLRAELLDDEALELIARLGQRTLTIAPETSERLRKALGKNFTNQDVIRVAKKASQLGLKLKLYLMVGLPCEKEDDLKEVVELAKQVKRVGAYLYLSVNPFVPKPQTPLQYHPMAPLGYLRKSLSEIRKAPHDEYSQYDTTLAAIQAAISLGGREVSRHIEASANNPSPLGYWKSLLRRGELDYVFKPREDPLPWEHVRGFYQPGELRKRYEKFLEEACA is encoded by the coding sequence GTGAGGAAAGTGGCGTACAGAAAGAACGCGGTGAAAATCGCCCTGTTATACCCCTCCACCTATTCAGTTGCCATGTCGTCTTCTATTTACCACGTCTTGTATTTCAAGCTACAAGACGCCGGTTTCTACGTAGAGAGGTTCACCGCCGACCGCGGGCCCCGGGGCGTGGAAGACGGCACTCCGCTTACCCACTTTGACCACATCCTCGCCACTGTGCACTACGAGCTGGATTACATCAACCTAGTGAAGATGCTCATAGACGCAGGCATCCCGCCGGAGGCTGGTAGAAGGAAAAAGCCCAAGCTGATAATCGGCGGCCCCCCCGTGACGGCGAATCCAGAGCCGCTTGCAGAGTTTGCAGACGCCATGGCGCTGGGAGAACTGGAAGCCCTCTGGGAGCCGCTTCTCGCCTATCTCTCCACACGTGAGGAGGCCGAGGGACTTTACTACCCCGCGCGGGGGTCGCATCCGGTGTCGATTGCCTATGCGCCGGACGTCCGCGAAGTGGACTACAGGAGGCTACCCGAGCCTGAGTCGGCCTTCAGTATTTCGATCGAGGCGGCGAGGGGTTGTCCCTTCTCCTGTTTATTCTGCATGGAGAGCTACATAACTAAGCCATACCGCCCCAGAGACTGGATAACCGTCGTGAACGAGGCGGAGAGGCTATACAAGAAGTCCGGCGTTAGGCCGTCGCTTGTGGCACTCACCGCGAACTCACATCCACATTTCAAGGAGATACTCCGCGCGGCGGTTGAGAGGGGGTTGCCGCTATCTCTCCCCTCTCTCAGAGCTGAGTTGCTAGACGACGAGGCTCTGGAGCTCATAGCTAGACTAGGGCAGAGAACCTTGACAATCGCCCCGGAGACCAGCGAGAGGCTGAGGAAGGCGCTTGGCAAAAACTTCACAAACCAAGACGTCATAAGAGTGGCAAAGAAGGCGTCGCAGCTGGGGCTTAAGCTCAAGCTCTACCTAATGGTAGGGTTGCCGTGCGAAAAGGAGGACGACCTCAAAGAGGTGGTGGAGCTCGCTAAACAAGTTAAGCGGGTCGGGGCCTACCTATATCTCAGCGTAAATCCTTTTGTCCCAAAACCACAGACGCCCCTCCAGTACCATCCCATGGCCCCTCTTGGCTACTTAAGAAAAAGCCTCAGCGAAATCAGGAAAGCGCCTCACGACGAGTACTCGCAATACGACACAACCCTAGCGGCAATCCAGGCAGCGATCTCGCTAGGGGGCCGCGAGGTGTCACGCCATATAGAGGCGTCCGCAAATAACCCCAGTCCCTTGGGTTATTGGAAGAGCCTATTAAGAAGAGGAGAGCTGGACTACGTCTTCAAGCCGCGGGAAGACCCCCTTCCCTGGGAGCACGTGCGGGGCTTCTATCAGCCCGGGGAGCTTAGAAAGAGGTACGAGAAATTCCTAGAAGAGGCTTGTGCCTAG
- a CDS encoding CorA family divalent cation transporter encodes MRVYDFVVYLSEHIQIPLVHIENGDIVEEKIDIVVDKEGRVIQGPYPSVQDAYHKALESLSNALGEVENILDALEYRLEMEEPVKPGEIYTASYMAHALYYYAAYLYQLGRELGTRGMAPSRLLSYARALRRKALFIRRYARDVRLLHATVVQLSLDASMKRLTWLGTVALPAIVITGFYGMNLSWLPLADNPPAVFLILASAVAAFAYILNKI; translated from the coding sequence ATGCGTGTATACGACTTTGTGGTGTATTTATCAGAACATATACAAATCCCCCTGGTACATATAGAAAACGGCGATATTGTCGAAGAGAAAATAGACATAGTAGTCGATAAGGAGGGCAGAGTAATACAAGGTCCCTACCCATCAGTACAAGATGCCTACCACAAAGCTCTCGAATCTCTGTCAAATGCGTTAGGAGAAGTTGAGAACATTCTAGACGCCCTCGAGTATAGGCTAGAAATGGAAGAACCCGTAAAGCCCGGCGAGATATACACCGCATCCTACATGGCCCACGCGCTTTACTACTACGCCGCCTATTTGTACCAGCTCGGCAGAGAGCTGGGGACGAGGGGCATGGCGCCCTCTCGGCTACTCAGTTATGCAAGGGCGTTGAGAAGAAAGGCGTTGTTCATACGGCGATACGCCCGCGACGTTAGGCTACTACACGCCACGGTGGTACAACTCTCCTTGGACGCCTCAATGAAAAGACTTACGTGGCTTGGGACAGTTGCCCTGCCAGCTATTGTAATCACCGGCTTCTACGGCATGAACCTATCCTGGCTACCCCTTGCCGACAACCCGCCAGCTGTCTTTCTCATTCTCGCCTCGGCAGTAGCCGCCTTCGCCTATATTCTCAACAAGATTTAA
- a CDS encoding mechanosensitive ion channel domain-containing protein, with amino-acid sequence MDYISILAGVVGAVASFVLLIYLTRRIFRKILNIEQRYLIEFLALLFSISLLFAIVSPQVQLHHLFYFIFALFILSVGVILVGTRKILEEYLTGLFITRVMDLHVGDYVEFNKMRGYITALEDTYVVLRDPRREYVYIPYTYFLRTPFRRIKAPEGHEVRVRLFIPHGQDLRKVRDIVGQVAEDYGLEKFNLDVEKIGVRGVVLVVRGVLKDPRQEDELKYAILDRIYAEIAHHSIR; translated from the coding sequence ATGGATTACATCTCCATTTTAGCTGGGGTAGTGGGGGCTGTAGCATCTTTTGTCTTGTTGATTTACCTAACTAGGCGGATTTTTAGAAAAATTCTCAATATAGAACAGAGGTACCTTATAGAATTTTTGGCGTTATTATTCTCAATTTCACTATTATTCGCTATTGTGTCGCCCCAGGTCCAGTTGCACCACCTTTTCTACTTCATATTTGCCTTATTCATCCTTTCGGTGGGGGTGATACTTGTGGGAACAAGGAAGATTTTAGAGGAGTATCTCACAGGGCTTTTTATCACCCGTGTAATGGATCTACACGTAGGTGACTACGTTGAGTTTAACAAGATGAGAGGCTACATAACCGCACTTGAGGACACCTATGTTGTTTTGAGAGACCCTAGAAGAGAATATGTCTACATACCATACACCTACTTTCTTCGAACACCTTTTAGGAGGATTAAGGCGCCGGAGGGCCACGAGGTGAGGGTAAGGCTCTTCATCCCTCATGGACAAGATTTGAGAAAAGTGCGGGATATAGTAGGCCAGGTGGCTGAGGACTATGGGCTTGAAAAATTTAACCTTGATGTGGAGAAAATAGGAGTCAGAGGCGTGGTTTTAGTAGTGAGGGGGGTTCTTAAAGATCCAAGACAGGAAGATGAGCTGAAATACGCAATTCTCGACAGAATATACGCCGAGATTGCGCACCATTCTATTCGGTAA
- a CDS encoding TIGR04013 family B12-binding domain/radical SAM domain-containing protein, protein MILLARLFEGPNNGMAYAVAPVEDKYRIVPTRDPLRDAAELASKGEKVLVLYSLSTPLFIEYWKEVASVASRYPTVVGGPHAVGDPVTLLKLGVKYVVVGDGEVALPAIIQREEEGGGTPPNTMVVENGKIRAGRRVYVELMYKTYSESLGIYPPIEITRSCAYRCAFCQTWGHGPVRHRPLHNIAEIVKVYVKRGISEIRFVAPVGFLYGSTDGKTPNIDALTSLLRTVRELGGAPYLGSFPSETRPETVTPDVLKAVRPYVANRRISIGLQTASEKLLKAVKRGHDVAVVEEAVKNARVFGFKPVVDVIAGLPGEDGDDVEATVREMEKLVKMGAYIRMHYYIPLPGTPLWGRRPQPPHRLYFDFVKKYKRRVEGYFEEQIRLSQKIYQTYEEIASYLSLTTPSSTAS, encoded by the coding sequence GTGATTCTGCTTGCAAGACTCTTCGAAGGGCCCAATAACGGGATGGCATACGCCGTGGCGCCTGTAGAGGATAAGTACAGAATAGTGCCCACAAGAGACCCTCTTCGGGACGCCGCTGAGCTAGCCAGTAAGGGGGAGAAGGTGCTGGTGTTGTACAGCCTCTCAACGCCTCTCTTTATAGAGTACTGGAAGGAGGTGGCCTCCGTCGCCTCGCGGTATCCCACAGTCGTAGGAGGGCCCCACGCCGTCGGAGACCCCGTCACTCTTCTCAAGCTTGGAGTGAAATATGTAGTTGTAGGCGACGGGGAGGTTGCGCTACCAGCCATAATTCAGAGAGAAGAGGAAGGAGGCGGGACACCGCCAAATACCATGGTGGTAGAAAATGGGAAGATAAGGGCAGGCCGGAGGGTTTACGTAGAACTGATGTACAAGACCTACAGCGAGAGTCTGGGCATCTATCCTCCAATAGAGATTACTAGGTCGTGTGCCTACCGCTGTGCCTTTTGCCAGACGTGGGGCCATGGCCCAGTTAGGCACAGGCCACTACACAACATTGCGGAAATTGTAAAGGTGTATGTGAAGAGGGGGATAAGCGAGATTAGGTTCGTAGCGCCTGTGGGCTTCCTCTACGGCTCAACCGACGGCAAGACGCCTAATATAGACGCGTTGACTTCCTTACTTAGAACAGTGAGGGAGCTAGGAGGCGCCCCCTATCTCGGGAGTTTCCCATCGGAGACGAGACCTGAGACTGTCACCCCCGACGTGCTCAAGGCGGTTAGGCCGTACGTTGCAAACAGACGCATATCTATTGGGTTGCAGACAGCCTCCGAAAAATTACTAAAGGCCGTGAAAAGGGGCCACGATGTCGCGGTGGTGGAGGAGGCGGTGAAGAATGCCCGTGTATTTGGCTTCAAGCCAGTAGTTGACGTCATCGCGGGGCTACCCGGCGAGGATGGAGACGATGTGGAGGCCACCGTGAGGGAAATGGAGAAACTGGTCAAGATGGGCGCTTACATACGGATGCACTACTATATCCCCCTCCCGGGCACCCCCTTGTGGGGACGTCGGCCGCAACCACCTCACAGATTGTATTTCGACTTCGTGAAGAAATACAAAAGAAGAGTGGAGGGATACTTCGAGGAGCAGATAAGGCTCTCCCAGAAAATCTACCAAACCTATGAAGAGATCGCCTCCTACCTCTCCCTGACGACGCCCAGCTCCACCGCGAGTTGA
- a CDS encoding TrkA C-terminal domain-containing protein, giving the protein MAREALVLDSNDEMARQLVAVLAENGYVVRVITTKQRAKLFEKSPVYIHLIDENYDKIIREIDFSHIEIAVFASPNDMLNLTLAKAARSQGVPMVIITARGNAIIKEAEEAGVQVIVPYHCVISRLLRMLNLKFTKIYPLRGEISMLEMLVTSDSHLLGRTIRDVEEEIGGRVAVIREDQIITADEAEIQEGDYVIAIGYQTDLQKITE; this is encoded by the coding sequence GTGGCAAGAGAGGCGCTGGTGCTAGATAGCAATGATGAAATGGCACGGCAACTCGTCGCAGTTTTGGCAGAGAACGGATACGTGGTGCGAGTCATTACAACAAAGCAGAGAGCTAAGCTATTTGAAAAGTCTCCGGTATACATACATCTAATTGATGAAAACTATGACAAGATTATCCGTGAAATTGACTTCTCCCACATAGAAATCGCTGTGTTTGCTTCGCCTAATGATATGTTGAACTTAACATTAGCAAAGGCGGCAAGATCTCAGGGGGTGCCTATGGTAATTATCACGGCTAGGGGTAACGCCATCATTAAAGAAGCCGAGGAGGCAGGTGTCCAAGTAATTGTGCCATACCACTGTGTAATTTCGAGGCTATTGAGGATGCTGAACTTGAAATTTACCAAGATTTACCCGCTGAGGGGGGAGATATCGATGCTCGAAATGCTTGTAACTTCCGACTCCCACCTACTGGGTCGTACAATTCGAGACGTTGAGGAGGAGATCGGCGGTAGAGTAGCTGTGATACGAGAAGATCAGATAATTACGGCCGACGAGGCGGAAATACAAGAAGGCGACTACGTAATTGCAATAGGCTACCAGACAGATTTGCAGAAAATTACCGAATAG
- a CDS encoding ATPase — protein sequence MRTVKIVVISSLDGGVGKTTISSALGVEKGMALLVDMDWEKADLSQLFRAPRKPGWLAPFLKGTAPNLHRVNPMLYVMPGYEAYEIYQREGEDAVSGFSEALLEWAEFFPKFVAKLRIPVDVVILDTPAALRTEILAKLQKMGAYNIFVADRRLISRISDIKSEQYRRYLTYSSLAVVNMLEKDELKMAKKIAPVTIRRVKIREYYGEAIANDLLRERENKKSIEHIITRIKTA from the coding sequence ATGAGGACTGTGAAAATCGTTGTAATTTCGTCGCTTGATGGAGGCGTTGGGAAGACGACTATCTCGTCGGCCCTGGGCGTGGAGAAGGGCATGGCTCTTCTCGTAGACATGGATTGGGAGAAGGCTGATCTCTCCCAGTTGTTTAGGGCTCCGAGGAAGCCCGGCTGGCTTGCGCCTTTCCTGAAAGGGACAGCCCCCAACCTCCACAGAGTGAATCCCATGTTATACGTCATGCCGGGATACGAGGCGTATGAGATCTACCAGCGAGAGGGTGAAGACGCCGTCAGCGGCTTCTCAGAGGCTTTACTGGAATGGGCTGAGTTCTTTCCAAAATTCGTGGCTAAACTAAGAATACCTGTTGATGTGGTAATTTTGGACACGCCGGCCGCCTTGAGAACTGAGATATTGGCCAAGCTCCAGAAGATGGGCGCCTACAACATCTTCGTGGCGGATAGGAGGCTGATATCGCGCATCTCAGACATCAAGTCTGAGCAGTATAGGCGGTACCTCACCTACTCATCCCTTGCAGTAGTGAATATGCTAGAGAAAGACGAGTTGAAGATGGCGAAAAAGATAGCGCCAGTGACTATTAGGCGGGTTAAGATAAGGGAGTACTACGGGGAGGCAATCGCCAACGATCTATTAAGAGAACGGGAAAACAAAAAATCAATAGAGCATATCATAACGCGAATCAAGACGGCATGA
- a CDS encoding phosphate-starvation-inducible PsiE family protein, with protein MPLEKALRQGEYLIYLTVIFITAVLLGFSMYLVFYRLYNLFTTSLYNFNELSKAIYDALSDVFLVVVFVELIDTFITYVEQRKIVVYKIIDVALVALARELFIYVAPVNADFKIEKAIALVLGTLVVGYIDYLQRRVIARERRQR; from the coding sequence ATGCCTTTAGAGAAGGCTCTTCGACAAGGTGAGTATTTGATATACCTCACTGTTATTTTCATTACCGCAGTCCTCCTGGGCTTTTCGATGTACCTTGTCTTCTACCGCCTCTACAACCTCTTCACCACTTCTTTGTATAATTTTAATGAATTATCGAAGGCTATTTACGACGCCCTCTCCGACGTATTCCTAGTGGTGGTGTTCGTCGAGCTAATAGACACCTTTATTACTTATGTAGAACAGAGAAAAATCGTCGTGTACAAGATCATCGACGTGGCTCTTGTGGCTCTTGCCAGAGAGCTGTTCATATATGTCGCCCCGGTGAATGCGGACTTCAAGATAGAGAAGGCGATAGCGCTGGTGCTTGGGACCTTAGTAGTCGGTTATATAGACTACTTGCAGAGGAGAGTGATTGCTAGGGAGAGACGCCAGAGGTAA
- a CDS encoding CPBP family intramembrane glutamic endopeptidase — protein MSNKPNGDFQLVDAGVLLALLVVLVWAPRPWGYFFVIASALALRRRILWLSKVPKYVVYALLVYATAFVLDYISVGPQKTDKAWWEVVVLAPLAEEVVFRALPMSRLPPPLGWVFAVFIFGALHPQNPFLASLYGLALALAYLGGGYPASAALHAFNNALWLYLGTSLF, from the coding sequence ATGAGTAATAAACCCAACGGCGACTTTCAGCTAGTAGACGCGGGAGTGCTACTGGCCTTGCTCGTAGTGCTTGTCTGGGCCCCCAGACCTTGGGGATATTTTTTCGTGATTGCTTCGGCTCTGGCGTTGAGGAGGCGTATATTGTGGCTGAGTAAGGTGCCTAAATACGTCGTCTACGCCCTCCTGGTCTACGCAACGGCCTTTGTCCTAGACTATATCTCAGTTGGGCCTCAGAAGACTGACAAGGCGTGGTGGGAGGTGGTGGTCCTCGCCCCCCTTGCGGAGGAGGTGGTTTTTAGAGCTCTGCCTATGTCCAGGTTGCCGCCCCCCCTTGGCTGGGTTTTTGCCGTTTTTATATTTGGAGCTCTCCACCCACAGAATCCGTTCCTCGCCTCTCTGTACGGCTTGGCGCTGGCTCTTGCGTATTTGGGCGGGGGCTACCCAGCCTCGGCGGCTCTCCACGCGTTTAACAACGCCCTTTGGCTCTATCTAGGCACAAGCCTCTTCTAG
- the ppsA gene encoding phosphoenolpyruvate synthase, translating to MRFIRWLNEIGKKDILIAGGKGANLGEIARLVQVPPGFVITTEAFQHFLNSTGLREKIKEILSEFIVRGDPDEYEKASISVRNLIENSPLPSDLEQEIVDSYKKLIEITGVPNVAVAVRSSATAEDIPEASFAGQQDTYLNVRGMENVIYYTKKVWSSLYTARALYYRDRMGIPHEKSLMAVVVQKLVNARSAGVIFSLDPTNGDRSKVVIEASWGLGEGVVRGIVTPDEFVVDKKTLKIVERRISVKKVAVIRDEAGLVKEKELPPDLASKPSLTDEEVVELAKMAIKLEEYYGYPVDVEFSVDADMEYPKNLFIVQVRPETVWSRREEAKEAAKPKEEAAVGTVVVRGIPASPGVAVGEAKVCLTLEDAKRKLKRGDILVTKMTDPDWVPYMRIAAAIVTDEGGRTSHAAIVSRELGIPAVVGTGNATSVLKDGVVYTVDGSKGVVMLGAVAKREEAKAVEVAAAPPKEIILHIYRSIPTGTKVYMNLGEPEKIEEYKDLPFDGIGLMRIEFVISSWVGEHPLYLLSMGQEEKFVWKMAEGIARVASAIYPRPVVVRFSDFKSNEYRGLKGGEQFEPEERNPMLGWRGVSRYISPQYKKAFRLELKAIRKVRDEMGLTNIWVMAPFVRTVWEAEEFAKLLEEEGLRRDRDFKVWAMAEVPSISLMVEEFAEYFDGFSIGSNDLTQLVLGVDRDNDFLVRINPKYFDEREAPVLRAIYEIIRRAHRLGRTVSICGQGPSVYPQLVEFLVRAGIDSISVNPDAVLQTRYLVASAEMKLLRERLDAIYYALYKKDEGGEFYDILKKVFGGSKY from the coding sequence ATGCGATTTATTAGGTGGCTAAATGAAATAGGGAAGAAGGACATTCTTATCGCGGGGGGCAAGGGGGCGAATTTGGGGGAGATAGCTAGGTTGGTTCAGGTCCCGCCAGGTTTTGTAATTACCACTGAGGCGTTTCAACACTTTCTCAACAGCACAGGTCTAAGAGAGAAAATAAAGGAGATTCTCTCTGAGTTTATCGTTAGGGGTGACCCAGATGAGTACGAAAAGGCAAGTATTTCAGTTAGAAATCTTATTGAAAACTCCCCCCTCCCTTCTGACTTGGAGCAGGAGATTGTGGACTCTTATAAAAAGCTCATTGAGATTACTGGAGTCCCCAATGTGGCGGTGGCTGTGAGGAGCTCCGCAACAGCTGAGGATATCCCCGAGGCGTCGTTTGCTGGGCAACAGGATACATATCTCAACGTAAGAGGCATGGAGAACGTGATATATTACACTAAAAAGGTTTGGAGCTCGCTATACACGGCACGGGCGTTGTATTACAGGGATAGGATGGGGATACCGCACGAGAAGAGCCTCATGGCTGTTGTTGTTCAGAAGCTAGTTAATGCGAGAAGTGCTGGCGTTATTTTCTCCCTCGACCCAACGAACGGCGATAGGTCTAAGGTGGTAATTGAGGCGAGCTGGGGCCTGGGGGAGGGGGTAGTAAGGGGGATCGTGACGCCGGATGAGTTTGTGGTAGACAAGAAGACACTTAAAATAGTGGAAAGGCGTATCTCAGTAAAGAAGGTGGCGGTGATTCGGGATGAAGCTGGCTTGGTTAAGGAGAAAGAACTTCCGCCTGATTTGGCGAGTAAGCCCTCTCTAACCGACGAGGAGGTTGTGGAGTTGGCCAAGATGGCGATAAAGCTAGAGGAGTACTACGGTTATCCTGTAGATGTCGAATTTTCGGTGGACGCCGACATGGAGTACCCGAAGAATTTGTTTATCGTGCAGGTGAGGCCTGAAACGGTGTGGAGCCGTAGGGAGGAGGCCAAGGAGGCGGCGAAGCCTAAGGAGGAGGCGGCTGTGGGGACTGTGGTGGTGCGCGGCATCCCGGCGAGTCCTGGGGTGGCTGTGGGGGAGGCTAAGGTGTGTCTAACTCTGGAAGATGCCAAGAGGAAGCTGAAAAGGGGGGATATCCTCGTTACAAAAATGACTGATCCAGATTGGGTGCCCTATATGAGGATTGCCGCTGCGATTGTTACAGACGAGGGTGGTAGGACTTCCCACGCAGCTATAGTGAGCAGAGAGCTTGGTATTCCCGCTGTGGTGGGCACGGGCAACGCCACTTCTGTCTTGAAAGACGGCGTGGTGTACACTGTGGATGGGAGCAAGGGCGTGGTGATGCTCGGCGCCGTGGCTAAGAGGGAGGAGGCAAAGGCCGTTGAGGTCGCCGCGGCGCCTCCAAAGGAGATTATTCTGCACATATACCGCTCGATTCCCACCGGCACGAAGGTGTACATGAACCTCGGCGAACCTGAGAAAATAGAGGAGTACAAAGATCTGCCCTTCGACGGCATTGGGTTAATGAGGATTGAGTTCGTAATTTCGAGCTGGGTGGGGGAGCACCCGCTTTATTTGCTCTCGATGGGCCAGGAGGAGAAGTTCGTGTGGAAAATGGCCGAGGGGATCGCACGAGTCGCCTCTGCTATTTACCCGCGGCCGGTGGTTGTGAGATTCAGCGATTTCAAGAGCAACGAGTACAGGGGCTTAAAGGGCGGGGAGCAGTTCGAGCCTGAGGAGAGAAACCCAATGCTGGGCTGGCGCGGCGTATCACGTTATATCTCGCCGCAATATAAGAAGGCGTTTAGACTTGAGCTTAAGGCTATTAGGAAGGTGAGAGATGAAATGGGTTTGACAAACATATGGGTTATGGCCCCGTTTGTTAGGACCGTGTGGGAGGCCGAAGAGTTCGCAAAGCTTCTCGAAGAGGAGGGACTCCGCCGCGATAGAGACTTCAAGGTCTGGGCAATGGCTGAGGTGCCGTCTATTTCACTTATGGTGGAGGAATTTGCGGAGTATTTCGACGGATTTTCCATAGGTTCCAACGACTTAACCCAGCTGGTTCTAGGCGTGGATAGGGATAACGACTTCCTCGTGAGGATAAACCCAAAGTACTTCGACGAGAGGGAGGCGCCTGTGCTCAGAGCCATATACGAAATAATCAGGAGGGCACATAGACTTGGGCGGACTGTTTCAATATGCGGTCAAGGGCCTTCTGTGTATCCGCAACTTGTGGAGTTTCTCGTGAGGGCTGGTATTGATAGTATTTCTGTAAACCCTGATGCGGTGCTACAGACGAGGTACTTGGTGGCCTCTGCTGAGATGAAACTCCTTAGAGAAAGGCTTGACGCAATATACTATGCGCTTTATAAAAAGGACGAGGGAGGTGAGTTTTACGACATATTAAAGAAGGTCTTCGGCGGCTCTAAGTACTGA